TCCCGTGGGACCGGAGCCGGTGTACGGCAGGCCCAGGAGATCGAGGTAGGCGGCGAGGTTCACGTCCTTGGTGTCGTCGCCGGCGTAGGATTCGGTGAGGTTGAAGACGAGGTCGCATTCGAGACCGGCGACGGCCTTGAGGCTCCGCGTGCGGCCGTCGAGGCAGTGGGTCGAGACCTCGTGGCCGCGCTTCGTCAGCGCTTCCGCGATCTCCTCGCGGTCGGGCCTGTCGATGCGCTTCTTCGCCTTCTTGGGCGTGGGCGGAGGAGGCGGCTCGGGGGTGTCCTCCTCCAGCTCGTGCCAGGCGTCGTAGAGAATGCAGATCTTCATGCGGGTCCCCGTCGCCTCAGACGTTTCGGAACTTGCCTCGCGTCATGTAGTTCATCGCGAGCGCGGTTCCGTACGCGGTCAACGCCACCAGGTAGTCGCTCTCGCGCCCCTTGAGGCCCAGGTACCCTCGGGCGCGGCACGCCTCCACGATGGAATCGACCATGTCGCGCACCAGGGGGCGCCGCACGCCCGTCCAGTGCGAGATCTTGTCCACGAGCTTCACGCGATGCTGCTCGACGATCTCCCAGGCGGGACGCGTAGGCTTCCTCCGCGTCCCCTTGGGAAGGAAGATCTCGACCAGCTCGTCGTCGGGGTTCAGCTCCATCGCCGCGCGGTTCCGCGCCGACGACTCGGCGAAGATCTCGCCGACCGAGCCTTCCATGTCCTCGACCGTGATGTCCGGCCGCCCGCGCCGCACGACCGGATCGCGATCCGCGATCGCCTTCATCGTGCGGTCCACGTACTCGAGCTTCCGGAGCGCGGGCCACCCCTCGTAGCGCTCACGCCACGGGAGCTCCGGCGTCATCCACACCGCGAAGGTTTCGGCGAAGTCCTCGTCCGGGTGCTTCTGCGCGTACCATCCCGACAGGTGCCGCACGAACTCGCGGCTGAACGGAACCGGCCGGTACTCGTCGCGATAGCGTCTCCGGAACGGGCCGAACGTATCACGCCATTCCGCCGTCTGGTAGAGCCGATAGGCGTAGTTGATCGCGTGTCCCGCCTCGTGACGCAGGTACATCATGATCTCGCGCGGCGTCTCCAGATCGTTCCGCTCGCGCTCGATCCGCATCAGCCTCTTGTCCGCGAGATAGAAGGGAATGCCGATGATCGGATGGCCCGACGGGCATCCCCATTCGTCGGTGAGATAGAACCGAGGCACCCACCGGCGGAGCCCGGCGTCCCGGATCTCCCGCACGAGGCGATCCAGGAAAGGTTCGACCGGGGAATCCGCGATCTTGAGTCCGAGAGCCGCGAGCGGCATCTCAAGGAGAGAAGGTGGAGGGGGTGGCTCGGGAGCGCGGACGGTCTCCGGTTCCGAGCCGGCGGGGTGTTCCTGAGTCGG
This sequence is a window from Candidatus Eisenbacteria bacterium. Protein-coding genes within it:
- a CDS encoding putative zinc-binding metallopeptidase translates to MREIRDAGLRRWVPRFYLTDEWGCPSGHPIIGIPFYLADKRLMRIERERNDLETPREIMMYLRHEAGHAINYAYRLYQTAEWRDTFGPFRRRYRDEYRPVPFSREFVRHLSGWYAQKHPDEDFAETFAVWMTPELPWRERYEGWPALRKLEYVDRTMKAIADRDPVVRRGRPDITVEDMEGSVGEIFAESSARNRAAMELNPDDELVEIFLPKGTRRKPTRPAWEIVEQHRVKLVDKISHWTGVRRPLVRDMVDSIVEACRARGYLGLKGRESDYLVALTAYGTALAMNYMTRGKFRNV